In a genomic window of Saccharomyces kudriavzevii IFO 1802 strain IFO1802 genome assembly, chromosome: 2:
- the CST26 gene encoding putative acyltransferase (similar to Saccharomyces cerevisiae CST26 (YBR042C) and YDR018C; ancestral locus Anc_3.244), protein MLRQKVIHKVRKFVVPGVSLLIFFQGCIILLFLQVTYKTIYCRNAIRKQAGLNRTKRLFIVLVSSILHVVAPSAVRITTENSSIPKGTFFKDPRKNRILSHLKPNSVAICNHQIYTDWIFLWWLAYTSNLAANVFIILKKSLASIPIIGFGMKNYHFIFMSRKWAQDKITLSNSLAGLDSNARGIGSLAGRSPERISEEGESIWNPEIIDPEQTHWPYNLILFPEGTNLSADTRQKSARYAAKIGKKPFKNVLLPHSTGLRFSLQKLKPSIGVLYDVTIGYSGVKQEEYGEEIYGLKSIFLEGRYPKLVDIHIRAFDVRDIPLDGENEFSEWLYKTWSEKDALLERYYSTGSFVADVEANHSVTDSFKINRIELIEVLILPTLTIIWLVYKLFSILFL, encoded by the coding sequence ATGCTGCGTCAAAAAGTAATTCATAAGGTTAGAAAGTTTGTCGTCCCAGGTGTCTCtttattaattttcttccaggGCTGCATTATTCTTCTGTTTCTCCAAGTAACATATAAAACTATTTATTGCAGAAATGCCATAAGGAAGCAGGCTGGTCTTAATAGAACCAAAAGACTATTTATCGTCTTGGTATCATCCATTCTGCATGTCGTCGCACCATCTGCTGTGAGAATAACCACTGAAAACTCCAGTATTCCTAAAGGGACGTTTTTCAAGGACCCAAGAAAGAACAGAATTCTTTCTCATTTAAAACCAAATTCTGTGGCTATTTGTAATCATCAAATATATACGGAttggatatttttatgGTGGTTAGCCTATACTTCAAACTTAGCGGCCAACGTAttcatcatcttgaaaaagtcATTAGCGTCCATTCCTATTATTGGCTTCGgtatgaaaaattatcactTCATTTTTATGAGTAGAAAGTGGGCTCAAGATAAAATTACCTTAAGCAATAGCCTTGCAGGCCTTGATTCGAATGCAAGGGGTATCGGTTCACTTGCTGGGAGGTCACCTGAACGTATAAgtgaagaaggagaaagtATATGGAATCCCGAGATCATTGACCCAGAACAAACCCACTGGCCATACAATCTAATTCTCTTCCCCGAAGGTACCAATCTCAGCGCTGACACTCGACAAAAGAGTGCCAGATACGCTGCAAAAATAGGGAAAAAACCGTTCAAAAACGTATTATTACCTCACTCTACAGGCTTGCGATTCTCACTACAAAAGTTGAAACCGAGTATTGGCGTTCTTTATGATGTCACGATTGGTTACTCTGGTGTGAAACAGGAGGAGTACGGTGAAGAAATATATGGACTGAAAAGCATCTTTTTGGAAGGAAGGTATCCCAAGTTAGTTGATATTCATATCAGAGCATTTGATGTCAGGGATATTCCATTAGATggtgaaaatgaattttccGAGTGGTTGTATAAAACCTGGAGCGAGAAAGATGCCTTATTGGAAAGGTACTATTCTACAGGATCATTTGTGGCTGATGTCGAAGCAAACCATTCAGTTACCGATAGCTTTAAGATCAACCGTATTGAATTAATTGAGGTGCTAATATTGCCAACCCTAACAATAATTTGGTTAGTTTATAAActcttttccattttgtttttatag
- the FMP23 gene encoding Fmp23p (similar to Saccharomyces cerevisiae FMP23 (YBR047W); ancestral locus Anc_3.254): protein MLIGNLSRIRPVRHFFTIRPALSKEVSRRVIVAPASHFKTSTQNTKSNIPINEYKQLPEDSNYIEKHYKELQVFLNEFLVKKLNKTYADFEGDPDELVFQLEKFIELEVTPKYIDFSASDHHKGKFKSIRDRIVVDRYLDFVKDVRLTLLLNGGHSFIFDVMLQAKEVFDKMQKE, encoded by the coding sequence ATGCTGATTGGCAACTTGAGCAGGATTCGCCCCGTAAGGCATTTCTTTACTATTAGACCCGCTTTGTCAAAGGAAGTTTCACGACGAGTTATTGTTGCACCTGCATCGCACTTCAAGACCTCCACtcaaaatacaaaaagCAACATTCCCATCAATGAGTACAAACAATTACCAGAGGATTCAAATTATATTGAGAAGCATTACAAGGAATTACaagtatttttgaatgagtTTTTAGTAAAGAAACTTAACAAAACATATGCCGATTTCGAAGGTGATCCGGATGAATTAGTGTTTCAGTTAGAGAAGTTTATTGAATTAGAAGTTACTCCGAAATACATAGACTTTTCTGCATCAGATCATCATAAAGGGAAATTCAAATCCATTAGAGATAGGATAGTCGTTGACCGTTATTTAGATTTTGTAAAGGATGTCAGACTAACACTACTGCTAAATGGGGGTCATTCATTCATATTTGATGTTATGTTGCAAGCCAAGGAAgtctttgataaaatgCAGAAAGAatag
- the QDR3 gene encoding Qdr3p (similar to Saccharomyces cerevisiae QDR3 (YBR043C); ancestral locus Anc_3.245): protein MQTTSSHSNIESLRSDDSERSLPHNQVLMHGGDGSSSSPSERNNYDDEKANMETSASSGHGHKDNQLDRLKSKDYIVPKSERRGLLPHLALIPEFKDARDYPPMMKKMIVFLIAFSSMMGPMGTSIIFPAINAITTEFKTSVIMVNVSIGVYLLSLGVFPLWWSSMSELEGRRTTYITSFALLFAFNIGSAFAPDINSFIALRMLCGAASASVQSVGAGTVADLYISEDRGKNLSYYYLGPLLAPLLSPIIGSLLVNRWPWRSTQWFMVILSGCNVILLTVLLPETLRKQDSKGAIAQILAERRIQIDRNEHGEVQEDYQREDEPNQVENQTVTLSAEKQNYLGEVRDQRSSDLESPPSHITYDGRAEENQLQRIYTEASRSMYDYQLDDSGIDATTAQVTKIRSTDPKLARSIRENSLRKLQTNLEEQVKKVLSNNGGEIAPKKVSAVRKVWDIFFVYFIKPLKSLYFLQYPPVALAITFSAISFSTVYFVNMTVEYKYSRPPYNFKPLYIGLLYIPNSVTYFFASIYGGRWVDMLLKRYKEKYGILAPEARISWNVVTSVISFPIALLIFGWCLDKKCHWVTPLIGTALFGYAAMMTIGATLSYLVDSLPGKGATGVALNNLIRQILAATAVFVTTPMLNGMGTGWTFTMLAFIVLGASSVLIILKKRGDYWRENYDLQRLYDKID from the coding sequence ATGCAAACTACAAGTTCACACTCGAATATCGAGTCTTTGAGGAGTGATGACTCAGAGCGTTCATTACCTCACAATCAAGTCCTAATGCACGGCGGGGATGGCAGCAGCAGCTCGCCCAGTGAGCGCAACAActatgatgatgaaaaggCAAATATGGAAACCTCGGCATCGAGTGGCCATGGACACAAAGACAACCAACTAGATAGGCTGAAGAGCAAGGACTATATTGTCCCCAAAAGTGAACGTAGAGGGCTGTTACCTCATCTCGCCCTTATACCGGAATTCAAAGATGCTAGAGATTATCCGccaatgatgaaaaagatgattgtctttttgattgctttttcttcaatgatggGCCCCATGGGTACATCAATCATATTTCCAGCGATCAACGCCATCACGACTGAATTCAAAACTTCAGTGATCATGGTGAACGTTTCGATTGGTGTGTATCTGTTAAGTCTTGGTGTCTTCCCATTATGGTGGTCTTCTATGTCGGAGTTAGAAGGCAGAAGAACTACTTACATTACTTCTTTTGCACTATTATTTGCATTTAATATCGGGTCTGCTTTTGCCCCCGATATCAACTCATTTATTGCTTTGAGAATGCTCTGTGGGGCCGCTTCTGCTAGTGTTCAAAGTGTCGGCGCTGGGACAGTTGCAGATTTATATATTAGTGAAGATAGAGGCAAAAATCTAAGTTATTATTATCTCGGTCCACTATTAGCCCCGCTGTTATCTCCAATTATTGGCTCTTTATTAGTGAATCGTTGGCCTTGGAGATCGACTCAGTGGTTTATGGTCATTTTATCCGGATGTAACGTCATTCTTTTGACAGTGTTACTGCCTGAAACCTTAAGAAAACAAGATTCTAAAGGCGCTATTGCTCAAATTCTGGCTGAAAGACGTATTCAAATAGATCGTAACGAACACGGGGAAGTacaagaagattatcaGCGAGAAGATGAACCAAATCAAGTAGAAAACCAAACTGTCACGTTATCTGCTGAGAAGCAGAACTATTTGGGAGAAGTGAGGGACCAGCGCTCCTCAGATTTAGAAAGTCCGCCCAGCCACATTACCTATGACGGACGAGCAGAAGAAAACCAGTTGCAGCGGATTTATACCGAGGCAAGTAGAAGCATGTATGACTACCAGTTAGATGATAGTGGTATTGATGCAACAACGGCCCAGGttacaaaaataagatCAACAGATCCAAAGTTAGCAAGATCAATCCGCGAAAACAGTCTTCGAAAACTGCAAACCAACCTGGAAGAACAGGTAAAAAAGGTGCTATCGAATAATGGAGGCGAAATTGCGCCCAAGAAGGTGTCAGCAGTCAGGAAGGTCTGGGATATCTTTTTTGTCTATTTTATCAAACCTCTAAAATCTCTATACTTCCTACAATACCCACCCGTGGCACTTGCGATAACATTTTCTgcaatttccttttccacAGTGTACTTCGTTAATATGACAGTGGAATATAAGTATTCAAGGCCGCCTTACAACTTCAAGCCATTATACATCGGTCTTCTGTATATTCCAAATTCGGTAACTTACTTTTTCGCCTCTATTTACGGGGGACGTTGGGTAGACATGCTGTTGAAAAGATACAAAGAGAAATATGGGATTCTTGCGCCTGAAGCCCGTATATCATGGAATGTCGTTACGTCTGTAATATCCTTCCCAATTGCCCTATTGATCTTTGGCTGGTGTTTAGATAAAAAGTGCCATTGGGTAACGCCATTAATTGGAACAGCTCTTTTCGGATATGCCGCTATGATGACGATTGGGGCCACCCTTTCTTATTTGGTCGATTCTTTGCCGGGAAAGGGTGCTACGGGCGTTGCGCTGAACAATTTAATCAGGCAAATCTTGGCTGCAACAGCTGTATTTGTCACGACACCCATGTTAAATGGCATGGGAACCGGTTGGACTTTCACAATGCTAGCCTTTATTGTGCTCGGTGCCAGTAGTGTGCTCAtcatattgaaaaaacgTGGTGATTACTGGAGAGAGAACTACGATTTGCAAAGATTGTACGACAAGATTGACTGA
- the ZTA1 gene encoding NADPH:quinone reductase (similar to Saccharomyces cerevisiae ZTA1 (YBR046C); ancestral locus Anc_3.253): MEYTIPETQKVVLIDGVGGYDIIKYENYPVPLISDKDILIKNKYTGVNYIESYFRKGLYPCEKPYVLGREATGVIVAKGKDVTNFETGDQVAYISNSTFAQYTKFPSEGTIMKLPSGTSDEKMKLYAAGLLQALTALSFTNEAYHVKKGDYILVYAAAGGVGLILNQLLRMKDAHAIAVASTYEKLETAKDYGAEFLIDSSKEDILTRVLEITDGKGVDASFDSVGKDTFDTTLAALKRKGVFVSFGNASGLIPPFSINRLSPKNITLLRPQLYGYIAEPEEWKYYTNKFVDLIDSKKLNIKIYKTYPLKDYNVAAADIESRKTIGKLVLEIPQ, translated from the coding sequence atggaatATACAATACCAGAAACGCAAAAGGTCGTCCTAATTGATGGAGTTGGTGGATATGATATCATCAAGTATGAGAATTATCCTGTACCTCTAATTTCAGATAAAGATATACTgatcaaaaacaaatacaCTGGTGTTAACTACATTGAAAGTTACTTTCGGAAAGGTCTTTACCCCTGTGAAAAACCATATGTTTTGGGTAGAGAAGCAACAGGTGTCATCGTAGCAAAGGGTAAAGATGTTAccaattttgaaactgGAGACCAAGTTGCGTATATATCCAATTCAACTTTCGCACAGTATACAAAATTCCCGTCCGAAGGTACGATAATGAAGTTGCCATCGGGCACTAGTGATGAAAAGATGAAGCTTTATGCAGCTGGTTTATTACAAGCTCTCACTGCTTTATCATTCACAAACGAAGCGTATCACGTTAAGAAAGGTGATTATATCTTGGTATATGCTGCAGCTGGTGGTGTTGGATTGATTCTAAATCAGTTGCTGAGGATGAAAGATGCACATGCAATTGCGGTTGCCTCAACGTATGAGAAGTTGGAAACAGCCAAGGACTACGGGGCtgaatttttgattgattCTTCCAAGGAAGACATTCTAACACGAGTTTTGGAAATTACTGACGGTAAAGGTGTTGATGCGAGTTTTGATTCAGTTGGCAAGGATACTTTTGATACTACCTTGGCagcattgaaaagaaaaggtgtCTTTGTTTCGTTTGGCAATGCATCGGGTCTTATCCCGCCGTTTTCCATCAATAGACTTTCTCCCAAAAATATTACTCTGTTGAGACCTCAACTTTATGGCTATATCGCTGAACCTGAAGAATGGAAGTATTATACGAACAAGTTTGTGGACTTGATTGACTCAAAGAAACTCAATATTAAGATATACAAGACCTATCCATTAAAGGACTATAATGTTGCTGCCGCTGATATAGAAAGTAGAAAGACTATCGGTAAATTAGTTCTTGAGATACCACAATAG
- the FAT1 gene encoding long-chain fatty acid transporter FAT1 (similar to Saccharomyces cerevisiae FAT1 (YBR041W); ancestral locus Anc_3.243), whose protein sequence is MSPIQVVVFVLSRIFLLLFRLIKIIITPIQRPLNYLFGDYIESLDRKYRFKEDWYIIPYFLKSVFCYIINVRRHRFQNWYLFIKQVQQNGDHLAISYARPMAEKGEFQLETYTYSETYNIVLRLSHILHFNYNVQAGDYVAIDSTNKPLFVFLWLSLWNIGAIPAFLNYNTRGTPLVHSLKISNIAQVFIDPDASNPIRESEEEIKNALPNTKLNYIEEQDLMHQVLNSQSPKFLQLDNIRTPSDLTDFKPSMLIYTSGTTGLPKSAIISWRKSSIGCQAFGHVLHMTNKSTVFTAMPLFHSTAALLGACAILSHGGCLAISHKFSASTFWKQVYLTGATHVQYVGEVCRYLLHTPISKYEKMHKVKVAYGNGLRPDIWQDFKKRFSIEVIGEFYAATEAPFATTTYQKGDFGIGACRNYGSIIQWFLSFQQTLVKMDPNDDSVIYRNSKGFCEVAPVGEPGEMLMKIFFPRKPETSFQGYLGNAKETKSKVVRNVFRRGDAWYRCGDLLKSDECGLWYFLDRMGDTFRWKSENVSTTEVEDQLAASNKEQYAQVLVVGIKVPKYEGRAGFAVIKLNDNSLDIAGKTALLNGSLSQLSLPSYAAPLFIKFVDEIETTDNHKILKKVYREQKLPKGLDGNDTIFWLKNYKRYEVLTATDWEAIDAQTVKL, encoded by the coding sequence ATGTCTCCTATACAGGTTGTTGTTTTCGTGCTATCAAGGATCTTTCTACTGCTCTTCAGGCTGATCAAAATAATTATCACCCCTATCCAAAGACCACTCAATTACCTATTCGGCGATTATATCGAAAGCTTAGATCGTAAATATAGATTCAAAGAGGATTGGTATATCATTccttattttttgaaaagtgtGTTTTGTTATATTATTAACGTGAGAAGGCATAGATTTCAAAACTGgtatttatttataaaaCAGGTTCAACAAAATGGTGATCATTTAGCTATTAGTTATGCCCGTCCTATGGCTGAAAAGGGCGAATTTCAACTCGAAACTTATACGTATAGTGAAACTTATAACATAGTGTTAAGATTATCTCATATCTTGCATTTCAACTATAACGTTCAAGCCGGTGACTACGTGGCAATTGATTCTACTAATAAGCCTCTTTTCGTATTTTTGTGGCTTTCTCTATGGAACATTGGTGCCATCCCAGCATTCTTGAACTACAATACTAGGGGCACTCCGTTGGTTCACTCTTTGAAGATTTCCAATATTGCGCAGGTATTCATTGATCCGGATGCCAGTAATCCAATTAGGGAAtcggaagaagaaatcaagaatGCACTTCCCAATACTAAATTAAACTATATCGAAGAACAAGATCTGATGCATCAAGTTCTAAATTCGCAATCACCGAAGTTTCTACAACTAGACAACATTAGGACACCGTCGGATTTGACCGATTTCAAACCTTCGATGTTAATTTACACGTCTGGGACAACAGGCTTACCTAAATCTGCCATTATATCGTGGAGAAAGTCCTCCATAGGTTGTCAAGCTTTTGGCCACGTTTTACATATGACTAACAAAAGTACAGTTTTCACAGCCATGCCATTGTTTCATTCTACAGCCGCATTATTAGGCGCATGCGCCATCCTGTCCCATGGCGGTTGCCTTGCTATATCACATAAGTTTTCTGCCAGTACTTTTTGGAAGCAAGTTTATTTAACAGGTGCTACACATGTTCAATATGTAGGAGAAGTGTGTAGATACCTTTTACATACTCCAATTTCCAAGTATGAAAAGATGCATAAGGTTAAGGTTGCTTATGGCAATGGCCTGAGACCTGACATTTGGCaggatttcaaaaagagaTTTAGTATAGAAGTTATTGGTGAATTCTATGCTGCAACAGAAGCTCCTTTCGCCACAACTACCTACCAAAAGGGAGATTTTGGAATTGGTGCTTGCAGGAACTATGGTAGCATCATTCAATGGTTTTTGTCCTTTCAGCAAACGTTAGTGAAAATGGATCCAAATGACGATTCTGTTATATATAGAAACTCTAAGGGCTTCTGTGAAGTTGCCCCTGTTGGCGAACCAGGCGAaatgttgatgaagatatttttCCCTAGAAAGCCAGAAACTTCTTTCCAAGGGTATCTTGGTAATGCCAAAGAGACAAAGTCAAAGGTTGTAAGGAATGTTTTCAGGCGTGGCGATGCTTGGTACAGGTGTGGTGATTTATTAAAATCCGATGAGTGTGGATTGtggtattttcttgatagaATGGGTGACACTTTTAGGTGgaaatctgaaaatgtcTCTACCACCGAGGTAGAAGATCAGTTAGCTGCTAGTAACAAAGAACAATATGCACAAGTTCTTGTAGTTGGTATTAAGGTACCTAAATATGAAGGTAGAGCTGGTTTTGCAGTTATCAAATTGAATGACAACTCTCTTGATATCGCCGGCAAGACTGCACTATTAAATGGTTCCTTGAGTCAGTTAAGTCTACCGTCTTATGCCGCGCCattattcatcaaatttgtAGATGAAATCGAAACGACCGATAACcacaagattttgaagaaggtgtATAGAGAGCAAAAGCTGCCAAAAGGTTTGGATGGAAATGACACCATTTTTtggctgaaaaattataaacGGTACGAAGTTCTGACTGCTACTGATTGGGAAGCCATTGATGCTCAAACGGTTAAATTATGA
- the TCM62 gene encoding Tcm62p (similar to Saccharomyces cerevisiae TCM62 (YBR044C); ancestral locus Anc_3.247), which yields MLRNCLRELRNHQTRRTIKTLHTPIYRTKNLHVLRDMLSGIKLLDKIINSSSYNKTLIHEPKYKSRAQVVSSQDTVRLNSVIRELLDSLQMDETTNTKLQSNKPRKLGRVGLQLFMDCSPDILTSTSTSLTSFLLEQYLKYPEEEVVNGILIGLKHIRDFLEKKKIMVKGQSEIDALVDQFAISSLDGRSVKKVLQAINYELFSDDVVRVVNGNKTDDEIDVSKGWKYPAGILDSNEAYLRSLELPKKKLVSIDREMLVLMYDGTLRDANKILPTITYARNLKKSVLLIVNGDCTGDALTSITINNNRNKRENNESRTVIMKYSGKANDNLALQENYDFIKFLRLPCGYDSIYSPEYSQLVPSKMCANKYYGSVGSIKATTGEAFLYNKIDFQATPTNKASKSFLRKTVTLSVGGRNEIEIDQRRNTLDNFLNNTLCHGLAEGFVPGYGVSLLKTIPGLNKLRANESDFMTKLGMNAVLSAVVLPSQVAFSNAYGYNHYEISNLIADAINENSFQMVKFSPNSGPVDTVKSGSLEPWSKMDSSLAGIGTFIKLLTSCNIIVTCIYEKPDRRTT from the coding sequence ATGCTGAGAAATTGTCTGAGGGAATTGAGAAATCATCAAACAAGGCGTACAATAAAAACGTTGCATACGCCGATTTATAGGACGAAAAACCTCCACGTTCTCAGAGATATGCTTTCTGGTATAAAGCTGTTGgacaaaataataaactcATCGTCATACAACAAGACATTAATACATGAGCCCAAGTATAAATCAAGAGCACAAGTGGTTAGTTCACAGGACACTGTGAGACTGAACAGCGTAATCCGTGAGCTCTTAGATTCGCTACAGATGGATGAAACTACTAACACGAAGCTTCAATCAAATAAACCTCGTAAATTGGGGAGAGTTGGTCTTCAACTGTTCATGGATTGCTCCCCGGATATCTTGACATCAACTTCAACGTctttaacttcttttttgctGGAACAATATCTCAAATATCCTGAGGAGGAAGTAGTCAATGGAATTTTAATCGGATTGAAACATATCAGAGATTTtctggagaaaaaaaaaatcatggTGAAAGGCCAAAGTGAGATCGATGCCCTCGTGGACCAATTCGCcatttcctctttggaTGGCCGTAGCGTTAAAAAAGTTTTACAAGCCATCAACTATGAGTTGTTTTCGGATGATGTCGTGCGAGTCGTGAATGGTAACAAGACTGACGATGAGATTGACGTCTCCAAAGGTTGGAAGTACCCCGCCGGTATTTTAGATAGTAATGAGGCCTATTTAAGATCTCTGGAATTgccaaaaaagaaattagtCTCTATTGATAGAGAAATGCTGGTTTTGATGTATGATGGGACATTAAGAGACGCCAATAAGATTCTTCCCACTATAACGTATGCCAgaaatctgaaaaaatctGTTCTTTTGATTGTTAATGGAGATTGCACAGGCGATGCTTTGACATCTATTACAATCAATAATAACCGAAATAAGAGAGAGAATAACGAAAGCCGAACGGTTATTATGAAGTATTCGGGTAAAGCAAACGACAACTTAGCACTACAAGAAAACTATGATTTTATAAAATTCTTACGCTTGCCTTGCGGATACGATAGTATCTACTCACCGGAATATAGTCAATTAGTCCCAAGCAAAATGTGTGCAAATAAATATTATGGCAGTGTTGGGTCTATAAAGGCAACCACGGGGGAGgcatttttatataataaaattgattttCAGGCAACTCCTACTAACAAAGCTTCAAAATCGTTTCTCCGAAAGACGGTAACCTTAAGCGTCGGCGGACGTAATGAAATCGAGATTGATCAGAGAAGAAATACACTAGAtaactttttgaataacaCCTTATGCCATGGGCTAGCTGAAGGGTTCGTTCCTGGTTATGGAGTTTCCTTGTTGAAGACGATTCCAGGTCTGAACAAACTGAGAGCTAATGAATCCGATTTCATGACTAAGTTAGGGATGAATGCTGTTCTATCTGCAGTTGTTCTTCCATCCCAGGTGGCCTTTAGTAATGCATACGGATATAATCATTATGAGATTAGCAACCTGATAGCCGATGCCATAAACGAAAACTCATTTCAGATGGTCAAATTTTCTCCCAATTCAGGACCGGTGGATACGGTAAAATCCGGGAGCTTAGAGCCATGGAGTAAAATGGATTCATCTTTAGCTGGGATAGGAACGTTCATCAAGTTGCTTACTAGCTGTAATATCATTGTCacatgtatatatgaaAAGCCCGACAGGCGCACGACTTAG
- the GIP1 gene encoding protein phosphatase regulator GIP1 (similar to Saccharomyces cerevisiae GIP1 (YBR045C); ancestral locus Anc_3.252): METVLQPKPRPFESLKRKRFREWLRPSTARGSLLQPDTLNLREFSQPCSTNTFSDLNSTHCPLVSTPVQYICQDGKRFFSRGETKFETLFRNRKFYEFKDNLKRGFKKIRHRRNEHETENRCPTVEKKQKLELEKLDKTEDDTPCFNKFHTKPKDLETQFDHSNESQNFNKTYLDNELCWNVSERLISFNNLKYEDLKHFEENLQSLAPATFTPIESNESLDGSDSTRGTKRSIRNDSYDTTSEKRLCLKQYLNEPRSDESMESTPSIYITKEDPQRIDVLNSTESFLIEKVDFPSNSRIDQGIPDGESDHQSVQMDGKSIYSVDSGSKKTTDFTDFDINAASATEKPIEVSSALKENSPDKGIDVASSSYSDDVEQTFEAIESEELSDLSETSSSGSSKVYTIPTFREVSKLLNISQILSKVCKDDLTQDKLTNLIKKHQNKKRRMNFRNKRFYDAFNPYVNDQEESELSDIENTLPTDIDLDIREKSTSSVRFDENSRLLIYKKSKKLNKDESQSSYATGEKRSILKAKRNMQQNEESQRASKCDTVGVAQFLHYFQYTEYKRQRNEAENYRLRGEQLSKYYSEEYSLDISNAEGDDSINDKSGIISSMRATERNIGRQLKGVGSQEAQIISLDEDVFGPTEKKNLTVITS, translated from the coding sequence ATGGAAACTGTTTTGCAACCAAAGCCGAGACCATTTGagtctttgaaaagaaagcgtTTTAGAGAATGGTTGAGACCGTCAACTGCGCGTGGATCCTTATTACAACCTGACACATTGAATTTGCGTGAGTTTTCACAACCCTGTTCCACCAACACATTTTCCGATTTGAACTCTACTCACTGCCCTTTGGTTTCAACTCCAGTCCAATATATATGTCAGGACGGAAAGAGGTTTTTTTCTAGAGGAGAAACTAAATTTGAGACCTTGTTTCGTAATAGAAAATTCtatgaattcaaagataACTTAAAAAGGggattcaagaaaatacgtCATCGAAGAAATGAACATGAAACCGAAAATAGGTGCCCTacagttgaaaaaaaacaaaaattagaaCTAGAAAAGCTGGACAAGACTGAAGATGATACGCCGTGTTTTAACAAGTTCCATACAAAGCCGAAAGATCTTGAAACGCAATTTGACCATTCAAATGAAAGCCAAAATTTTAATAAAACCTATTTAGACAATGAGTTATGTTGGAATGTAAGTGAGCGAttgatttccttcaataatttgaagtatgaagatttgaaacattttgaagaaaatctaCAAAGCTTAGCTCCTGCAACTTTTACTCCAATTGAATCGAATGAATCACTCGATGGATCAGACTCTACCCGTGGCACAAAAAGAAGCATTCGCAATGATTCTTATGATACTACTTCTGAAAAAAGACTCTGCTTAAAACAGTACTTAAATGAACCCAGATCAGATGAATCGATGGAAAGTACACCCTCCATATATATTACCAAAGAAGATCCACAAAGAATTGATGTACTTAATTCCACAGAATCTTTTCTTATCGAAAAAGTAGATTTCCCTTCTAACAGTCGGATTGATCAAGGTATTCCAGATGGTGAAAGCGATCACCAATCTGTACAGATGGATGGAAAGTCGATATATAGTGTCGATTCCGGCAGTAAAAAAACCACAGACTTTACTGATTTTGATATCAATGCAGCAAGTGCGACTGAAAAGCCAATTGAAGTGAGCTCAGcattaaaggaaaatagCCCGGATAAGGGCATAGATGTCGCGAGCAGTAGCTATTCTGATGACGTAGAGCAAACTTTTGAGGCAATTGAATCTGAGGAGCTCTCCGATTTATCAGAAACGAGTTCAAGTGGTAGTAGTAAGGTTTATACTATCCCAACTTTTCGGGAAGTTAGCAAACTGCTGAACATTTCacaaattctttcaaaggttTGCAAAGATGATTTGACTCAAGATAAGTTAACAAATCTAATTAAGAAGCAccaaaacaagaaaaggcGTATGAATTTcagaaataaaagatttTATGACGCCTTTAATCCATACGTTAATGATCAAGAGGAGTCGGAACTATCTGACATTGAAAATACTTTGCCAACGGATATAGATCTAGATATTAGGGAGAAAAGTACATCTAGTGTCagatttgatgaaaactcGCGTCTCTTAATCTACAAGAAATCTAAAAAGCTAAACAAAGATGAGAGCCAAAGTAGCTATGCGACCGGTGAAAAGAGATCGATTTTAAAAGCAAAGAGAAATATGCAACAGAATGAGGAATCCCAAAGAGCTTCTAAGTGTGACACAGTGGGCGTTGCGCAGTTTTTACATTATTTCCAATATACTGAGTATAAAAGACAAAGGAATGAAGCAGAAAACTATAGGCTAAGAGGAGAACAACTAAGTAAGTACTATTCTGAAGAGTATTCCCTGGACATTTCGAACGCAGAGGGCGATGATTCCATTAACGATAAATCAGGAATCATATCAAGTATGAGAGCCACAGAGAGAAATATTGGTAGACAATTGAAAGGCGTAGGTAGTCAAGAGGCACAAATTATATCGCTAGATGAGGATGTATTTGGcccaactgaaaaaaaaaatctcacAGTTATTACTTCGTGA